From a region of the Streptomyces tirandamycinicus genome:
- a CDS encoding PAS domain-containing protein, with amino-acid sequence MSASRSEATSALGPDEPERDGPGSDLLAALLDGMDAALCAFDADGVITHWNREAERILGWSPEEAVGRRGFAGWAARAADADEVRGRLMAAMTAPGRQVHEFALLRKDGGRVLVRTQSAGVRGADGRPAGVYCAFSEVHAQIDLERSIALSEALFEDAAWGVVLVDVDLRPAVVNRHAARMLGSGGRTTPLGRPLGELIVQGVEEVEGALHHVLADGAPGALVELWLTVRGEEGERRRCWRSGFLRLASPLAEEPVPLGVGWLFQDVTEARLAEQEADRLRFRFSQLHRAARAAAECEDPMEAATTRLDFALAGFADHALLDVLSEDGERLVRAAATPSGAPGPVARITGGGIPLRYPHGHPALQAMDRVGSVRTSTGGGPGRTESWAVERRWPRDAVHALSTVLRSRGRTLGVVTFLRSANRPRFERPDVEYAESVATHVATALDLARARGG; translated from the coding sequence ATGAGTGCTTCCAGAAGCGAGGCCACCAGCGCGCTGGGACCGGACGAGCCGGAACGGGACGGCCCCGGTTCCGATCTGCTCGCGGCGCTGCTGGACGGCATGGACGCCGCGCTCTGCGCGTTCGACGCCGACGGGGTGATCACGCACTGGAACCGCGAGGCCGAACGGATCCTCGGCTGGTCGCCGGAGGAGGCCGTCGGACGGCGCGGTTTCGCCGGATGGGCGGCTCGGGCAGCGGACGCGGACGAGGTACGGGGCCGGCTGATGGCCGCGATGACCGCGCCGGGCCGGCAGGTGCACGAGTTCGCGCTGCTGCGCAAGGACGGCGGGCGGGTGCTGGTACGGACGCAGTCCGCCGGGGTGCGCGGTGCCGACGGCAGGCCCGCCGGGGTGTACTGCGCCTTCAGCGAGGTGCACGCCCAGATCGACCTGGAGCGTTCGATCGCCCTGAGCGAGGCGCTCTTCGAGGACGCGGCCTGGGGGGTCGTGCTGGTGGACGTGGACCTGCGGCCCGCGGTCGTGAACCGGCACGCGGCCCGGATGCTGGGCTCCGGGGGGCGTACGACGCCGCTGGGACGCCCGCTCGGGGAGCTGATCGTGCAGGGCGTCGAGGAGGTGGAGGGCGCGCTGCACCACGTCCTCGCCGACGGCGCGCCGGGCGCGCTCGTGGAACTCTGGCTGACGGTGCGCGGCGAGGAGGGCGAGCGGCGCAGGTGCTGGCGCAGCGGATTCCTCAGACTCGCCTCGCCGCTGGCCGAGGAGCCGGTTCCGCTGGGCGTCGGCTGGCTGTTCCAGGACGTCACGGAGGCCAGGCTCGCGGAGCAGGAGGCGGACCGGCTGCGGTTCCGGTTCAGCCAGCTGCACCGTGCCGCCCGGGCGGCGGCCGAGTGCGAGGACCCGATGGAGGCGGCGACGACCCGGCTGGACTTCGCCCTCGCCGGCTTCGCCGACCACGCCCTCCTCGACGTGCTGTCGGAGGACGGCGAACGGCTGGTGCGGGCGGCGGCGACGCCGTCGGGCGCCCCGGGGCCGGTCGCCCGGATCACGGGAGGGGGCATCCCGCTCCGGTATCCGCACGGGCACCCGGCACTCCAGGCGATGGACCGGGTCGGCTCCGTCCGCACCAGTACCGGCGGGGGACCGGGCCGCACGGAGAGCTGGGCCGTGGAACGCCGATGGCCGCGCGACGCGGTGCACGCCCTGTCCACGGTGCTCCGCAGCCGCGGCCGCACGCTCGGGGTCGTCACCTTCCTCCGGTCCGCGAACCGCCCCCGCTTCGAGCGCCCCGACGTGGAGTACGCGGAGAGCGTCGCGACGCACGTGGCCACGGCGTTGGACCTGGCGCGGGCGCGCGGCGGATAG
- the pdxH gene encoding pyridoxamine 5'-phosphate oxidase: MTDALDPAAMREHYRSTPLDEAELPAEPMEQFVHWFKDAAAGRLHEPNAMIVSTATPDGRPSSRTVLLKHFDDRGFVFYTNYASRKGRELDANPHVSLLFPWHPLTRQVVVTGTAARVGRDETAAYFRTRPHGSQLGAWASPQSSVLASRGELLRRYEELAGRYPAGEQVPVPPEWGGYRVTPETVEFWQGHENRLHDRLRYVRVPGEPGGWRVERLAP, encoded by the coding sequence GTGACCGACGCCCTCGACCCCGCAGCCATGCGCGAGCACTACCGATCGACCCCGCTCGACGAGGCGGAACTGCCCGCCGAGCCGATGGAGCAGTTCGTCCACTGGTTCAAGGACGCCGCGGCCGGGCGGCTCCACGAGCCCAACGCCATGATCGTCTCCACGGCCACACCCGACGGCCGGCCGTCCTCCCGGACCGTGCTGCTGAAGCACTTCGACGACCGCGGCTTCGTCTTCTACACCAACTACGCCTCGCGCAAGGGCCGGGAACTCGACGCCAACCCCCATGTCTCGCTGCTCTTCCCCTGGCACCCGCTGACCCGCCAGGTCGTCGTCACCGGCACCGCGGCACGGGTCGGCCGGGACGAGACGGCCGCGTACTTCCGCACCCGGCCGCACGGTTCCCAGCTCGGCGCCTGGGCGAGCCCGCAGTCGTCGGTGCTGGCGTCCCGCGGGGAGCTGCTGCGGCGGTACGAGGAGCTCGCCGGCCGCTACCCGGCCGGTGAGCAGGTGCCGGTGCCGCCGGAGTGGGGCGGCTACCGGGTGACGCCCGAGACGGTCGAGTTCTGGCAGGGCCACGAGAACCGGCTGCACGACCGGCTCCGGTATGTGAGGGTCCCCGGGGAGCCCGGCGGCTGGCGAGTGGAGCGGCTGGCGCCGTGA
- a CDS encoding citrate synthase 2 codes for MSDFVPGLEGVVAFETEIAEPDKEGGALRYRGVDIEDLVGHVSFGNVWGLLVDGAFNPGLPPAEPFPIPVHSGDIRVDVQSALAMLAPVWGMKPLLDIDEAQARDDLARAAVMALSYVAQSARGQGLPMVPQREIDKAESVVERFMIRWRGEPDPRHVKAVDAYWTSAAEHGMNASTFTARVIASTGADVAAALSGAVGAMSGPLHGGAPSRVLGMIEEIERTGDAVSYVKRALDKGERLMGFGHRVYRAEDPRARVLRRTAKELGAPRYEIAEALERAALEELHNRRPDRVLATNVEFWAAIMLDFAEVPAHMFTSMFTCARTAGWSAHILEQKRTGRLVRPSARYIGPGPRDPRSIEGYADIAAIAAAADTADTADTAGR; via the coding sequence ATGTCCGACTTCGTACCCGGACTCGAGGGAGTCGTCGCGTTCGAGACGGAGATCGCCGAACCCGACAAGGAAGGCGGCGCGCTCCGCTACCGCGGTGTCGACATCGAGGACCTCGTCGGCCACGTCTCCTTCGGGAACGTGTGGGGGCTGCTGGTGGACGGGGCGTTCAACCCCGGCCTGCCGCCCGCCGAGCCGTTCCCGATCCCGGTCCACTCCGGCGACATCAGGGTCGACGTCCAGTCCGCGCTCGCCATGCTCGCCCCCGTCTGGGGTATGAAGCCGCTCCTCGACATCGACGAGGCGCAGGCACGGGACGACCTGGCCCGGGCCGCCGTGATGGCGCTCTCGTACGTGGCACAGAGTGCCCGCGGGCAGGGCCTGCCGATGGTCCCGCAGCGGGAGATCGACAAGGCCGAGTCGGTCGTCGAGCGCTTCATGATCCGCTGGCGCGGTGAGCCGGACCCCAGGCATGTGAAGGCCGTCGACGCCTACTGGACGTCGGCGGCGGAGCACGGCATGAACGCCTCGACGTTCACCGCCCGGGTCATCGCCTCGACGGGTGCCGACGTGGCGGCCGCGCTCTCCGGCGCCGTCGGCGCCATGTCCGGCCCGCTGCACGGCGGTGCGCCGTCCCGGGTGCTCGGCATGATCGAGGAGATCGAGCGCACCGGCGACGCGGTGTCGTACGTCAAGAGGGCCCTGGACAAGGGCGAGCGGCTGATGGGCTTCGGTCACCGCGTGTACCGGGCGGAGGACCCGCGCGCCCGCGTCCTTCGGCGGACGGCCAAGGAGCTGGGCGCGCCCCGCTACGAGATCGCGGAGGCGCTGGAAAGGGCCGCGCTGGAGGAGCTGCACAACCGCCGTCCGGACCGGGTCCTGGCGACGAACGTGGAGTTCTGGGCGGCGATCATGCTGGACTTCGCCGAGGTCCCGGCGCACATGTTCACGTCGATGTTCACCTGTGCCCGCACGGCGGGCTGGTCGGCGCACATCCTGGAGCAGAAGCGCACCGGGCGGCTGGTCCGCCCGTCCGCCCGCTACATCGGGCCGGGTCCGCGCGACCCGCGCTCGATCGAGGGCTACGCAGACATCGCGGCCATCGCCGCCGCCGCTGACACCGCCGACACCGCCGACACCGCCGGGCGGTAG
- a CDS encoding isopenicillin N synthase family dioxygenase, with the protein MSPSQHLPQHASPASRDLSQLPVIDLSAAGRGPEARADLHARLHSAAHDVGFFQLVGHGVTAAETDALMRAMRAFFALPEAERHAIDNVNSPHFRGYTRVGDERTRGSRDWRDQLDIGAERAAHIPAPGEPAYWWLEGPNQWPAALPELRTAALGWIDRLSAVAHRLLHELLAAIGAPPDFYDDVFGDRAHLHLKLVRYPGSAGDGAGQGVGAHKDYGFLTLLHQDRIGGLQVQREDGLFHDVPPLPGAFVVNLGELLEVATNGYLVATNHRVVSPPGATERFSVPFFFNPRLDARVAPLPFPHAADAPGVTTDPANPLFAEYGRNELKGKLRAHPLVAARHHPDLVERAAA; encoded by the coding sequence ATGTCTCCTTCGCAGCACCTCCCGCAGCATGCCTCGCCTGCCTCGCGCGACCTCTCCCAGCTCCCGGTCATCGACCTCTCGGCGGCCGGCCGCGGCCCCGAGGCCCGCGCCGATCTGCACGCCCGCCTGCACAGCGCCGCCCACGACGTGGGCTTCTTCCAGCTCGTCGGCCACGGCGTCACCGCGGCCGAGACCGACGCCCTGATGCGCGCGATGCGCGCGTTCTTCGCCCTGCCCGAGGCCGAGCGGCACGCCATCGACAACGTCAACTCGCCGCACTTCCGCGGCTACACCCGCGTCGGCGACGAGCGCACCCGCGGCAGCCGCGACTGGCGCGACCAGCTCGACATCGGCGCCGAACGCGCCGCGCACATACCCGCGCCGGGTGAGCCCGCCTACTGGTGGCTGGAAGGCCCCAACCAGTGGCCCGCCGCACTGCCCGAGCTGCGCACCGCCGCGCTCGGCTGGATCGACCGGCTCAGCGCGGTCGCGCACCGGCTGCTCCACGAGCTGCTCGCGGCCATCGGCGCCCCGCCGGACTTCTACGACGACGTCTTCGGCGACCGGGCCCATCTGCACCTGAAGCTGGTCCGCTACCCGGGCAGCGCCGGCGACGGCGCCGGCCAGGGCGTCGGCGCCCACAAGGACTACGGCTTCCTCACCCTGCTCCACCAGGACCGGATCGGTGGCCTCCAGGTGCAGCGGGAGGACGGGCTCTTCCACGACGTACCGCCGCTGCCCGGGGCGTTCGTCGTCAACCTCGGCGAGCTGCTGGAGGTCGCCACCAACGGCTACCTCGTCGCCACCAACCACCGCGTGGTCAGCCCGCCCGGTGCCACCGAGCGCTTCTCCGTGCCGTTCTTCTTCAACCCGCGGCTCGACGCCCGGGTCGCCCCGCTGCCCTTCCCCCACGCGGCGGACGCCCCCGGGGTCACCACCGACCCGGCCAACCCGCTGTTCGCGGAGTACGGGCGCAACGAGCTGAAGGGCAAGCTGCGGGCGCACCCGCTGGTCGCCGCCCGGCACCACCCGGATCTCGTGGAGCGAGCGGCGGCCTGA
- a CDS encoding PIN domain-containing protein produces the protein MSLVANTLVLDSEGLSAWIQQDRTVERRIQIFYEQEATLALCANTIIEATRAGTSIPRLNWLLSRVKVEPVTEESAKAAARLLKDAGLHGHKYAIDATVAEMALRQPGPVVMMTSDLDDMARLCGDRIRLMGI, from the coding sequence TTGAGTCTCGTCGCCAACACTCTCGTCCTGGACTCGGAGGGTCTGTCGGCCTGGATCCAGCAGGATCGCACGGTTGAAAGGCGCATCCAGATCTTCTACGAACAGGAAGCCACCCTGGCTCTCTGCGCGAACACCATCATCGAGGCCACCCGCGCCGGAACCAGCATTCCCCGCCTGAACTGGCTTCTCTCCCGCGTCAAGGTGGAGCCCGTCACCGAGGAGTCCGCGAAGGCCGCCGCCCGGCTGCTCAAGGACGCCGGACTGCACGGTCACAAGTACGCCATCGACGCGACCGTCGCCGAGATGGCGCTGCGCCAGCCGGGCCCCGTGGTGATGATGACGTCCGATCTCGACGACATGGCCAGACTCTGCGGAGACCGGATCCGGCTCATGGGCATCTGA
- a CDS encoding TetR/AcrR family transcriptional regulator — protein MGVVTSPAGSAKEPKQDRSRATRQRLLEAAVACLAERGWAGSTVSVVAERAGVSRGAAQHHFPTREDLFTAAVEYVAEERSSALRSLPGQSRAAVVAALVDLYTGPLFRAALHLWVAASNEEQLRGPVTELEARVGRETHRIAVELLGADETVPGVRETVQGLLDMARGLGLANLLTDDAARRRRVVGQWARLLEETLGGNVSAY, from the coding sequence ATGGGTGTTGTGACCTCCCCCGCCGGCTCCGCCAAGGAGCCCAAGCAGGACCGCAGCCGGGCGACCCGGCAGCGGCTCCTGGAGGCCGCGGTGGCCTGCCTCGCCGAACGCGGCTGGGCGGGCTCCACCGTCTCGGTGGTGGCCGAGCGGGCCGGGGTCTCGCGGGGCGCGGCACAGCACCACTTCCCGACCAGGGAGGACCTGTTCACGGCGGCCGTGGAGTACGTGGCCGAGGAGCGCTCCTCGGCCCTGCGGTCCCTCCCCGGCCAGAGCCGGGCGGCCGTCGTGGCGGCCCTGGTCGACCTCTACACCGGCCCGCTGTTCCGGGCCGCACTCCATCTCTGGGTCGCGGCCTCCAACGAGGAGCAGCTGCGCGGCCCGGTCACCGAACTGGAGGCGCGGGTCGGCCGGGAGACCCACCGCATCGCGGTGGAGCTGCTCGGCGCGGACGAGACGGTGCCGGGCGTGCGCGAGACCGTCCAGGGGCTGCTCGACATGGCCCGCGGCCTGGGGCTCGCGAACCTGCTGACCGACGACGCGGCACGGCGGAGGCGGGTCGTGGGGCAGTGGGCGCGGCTGCTGGAGGAGACGCTGGGGGGAAACGTATCTGCATACTGA
- a CDS encoding enoyl-CoA hydratase family protein codes for MTSTGNETVKAATARGITTLTLDSPANRNALSARLVGELADAVAECGKDPAVRAVVLTHTGGTFSAGADLKEPPNPYTFVALLRRIVELPKPVVARVTGRVRAGGLGLVGACDVAAASAGSDFAFTEVRIGVAPAVISLPLLPRLEPRAAARYYLSGERFGAAEAARMGLLTAVAEDVDEALAPVLDGFRRASPQALDATKQLLTARVRETFDRDAEDLVQRSASLFASAEAREGMTAFLERRDPAWVL; via the coding sequence GTGACATCCACCGGCAACGAGACCGTCAAGGCGGCGACCGCACGCGGCATCACCACGCTGACGCTGGACTCGCCGGCGAACCGCAACGCCCTGTCGGCGCGGCTCGTCGGGGAGCTGGCCGACGCCGTGGCCGAGTGCGGTAAGGACCCCGCCGTACGGGCCGTCGTGCTGACCCACACCGGCGGCACCTTCAGCGCCGGAGCCGATCTGAAGGAGCCCCCAAACCCGTACACCTTCGTCGCGCTGCTGCGGCGGATCGTCGAACTGCCCAAGCCCGTGGTGGCGCGGGTGACCGGCCGGGTGCGGGCGGGCGGCCTCGGCCTCGTCGGCGCCTGCGACGTCGCCGCGGCGTCCGCCGGGTCCGACTTCGCGTTCACCGAGGTGCGGATCGGGGTGGCGCCCGCCGTGATCTCCCTGCCGCTGCTGCCGCGTCTGGAGCCCCGGGCGGCCGCCCGCTACTACCTGAGCGGCGAGCGTTTCGGTGCCGCGGAGGCGGCCCGGATGGGACTGCTGACGGCGGTCGCCGAGGACGTCGACGAGGCCCTCGCGCCGGTGCTCGACGGCTTCCGCAGAGCCTCACCGCAGGCCCTGGACGCGACGAAGCAGCTGCTCACGGCTAGGGTGCGGGAGACCTTCGACCGTGACGCCGAGGACCTCGTCCAGCGCTCGGCTTCGCTCTTCGCCTCGGCGGAGGCGCGCGAGGGAATGACGGCCTTCCTCGAACGACGGGACCCCGCATGGGTGTTGTGA
- a CDS encoding 4-coumarate--CoA ligase family protein codes for MVMHSEYADVPSLSVPIHEAVLGRAAGYGDTVALVDGTGGTTLTYAQLDTYHRRLAAALADAGVRKGDVLALHSPNTVAYPVVFYAATRAGASVTTVHPLSTAEEFAKQLGDSSARWIVTVSPLLEAARRAAELVGGIEEIFVCDEAEGHRSILGMLGCTAPEPDVAIDPAEDVAALPYSSGTTGVPKGVMLTHRSIATNLAQLDPVIPMKPGDRILAVLPFFHIYGLTALMNAPLRNGATVVVLPRFDLDQFLAAIEKHRINALYVAPPIVLALAKHPAVARYDLSSLEYVVSAAAPLDAGLARACSERLGLPPVLQAYGMTELSPGTHVVPLDAENPPPGAVGKLLPCTEMRILALDDPGRDAAPGEEGEIAIRGPQVMKGYLNRPDATAAMIDDEGWVHTGDIGRVDDDGWLFVVDRVKELIKYKGFQVAPAELEALLLTHEGIADAAVIGVYDDDGNEIPKAYVVRQAAAPDLTADAVLAHVAGRVAPYKKIRRVEFVDGVPRAASGKILRRELRDRETRRNRHNGEYRADPAKETT; via the coding sequence ATGGTGATGCACAGCGAGTACGCGGACGTCCCGTCCCTCTCCGTCCCCATCCACGAGGCCGTCCTGGGCCGGGCGGCCGGGTACGGCGACACCGTCGCCCTGGTCGACGGGACCGGCGGCACGACGCTCACGTACGCCCAGCTCGACACGTACCACCGCAGGCTCGCCGCGGCGCTCGCCGACGCGGGCGTCCGCAAGGGCGACGTGCTCGCCCTGCACAGCCCCAACACGGTCGCCTACCCGGTGGTCTTCTACGCCGCCACCCGCGCCGGGGCGTCCGTCACCACCGTCCATCCGCTGTCCACGGCGGAGGAGTTCGCCAAGCAGCTGGGCGACTCCTCCGCACGCTGGATCGTCACCGTCTCCCCGCTGCTCGAAGCGGCCCGGCGGGCCGCCGAACTGGTCGGCGGGATAGAGGAGATCTTCGTCTGCGACGAGGCCGAGGGCCACCGGTCGATCCTCGGCATGCTCGGCTGCACCGCCCCCGAACCCGATGTGGCGATCGACCCCGCCGAGGACGTCGCGGCCCTGCCGTACTCCTCCGGCACGACCGGCGTGCCCAAGGGGGTCATGCTCACCCACCGGTCCATCGCGACCAACCTGGCGCAGCTGGACCCCGTCATCCCCATGAAGCCCGGCGACCGCATCCTCGCCGTGCTGCCGTTCTTCCACATCTACGGCCTCACCGCGCTGATGAACGCCCCGCTGCGCAACGGGGCCACCGTCGTCGTGCTGCCCCGGTTCGACCTCGACCAGTTCCTCGCGGCGATCGAGAAGCACCGGATCAACGCCCTGTACGTGGCCCCGCCGATCGTGCTGGCGCTGGCCAAGCACCCGGCGGTGGCACGCTACGACCTGTCGTCGCTGGAGTACGTCGTCAGCGCGGCGGCGCCGCTCGACGCCGGGCTCGCCAGGGCCTGTTCGGAGCGGCTGGGGCTGCCGCCGGTGCTCCAGGCGTACGGCATGACCGAGTTGTCGCCCGGCACCCATGTCGTGCCGCTGGACGCCGAGAACCCGCCGCCCGGCGCCGTGGGCAAGCTGCTGCCCTGCACCGAGATGCGGATTCTGGCGCTCGACGACCCCGGCCGGGACGCCGCGCCCGGCGAGGAGGGCGAGATCGCCATTCGCGGTCCGCAGGTGATGAAGGGCTATCTGAACCGGCCCGACGCCACCGCCGCCATGATCGACGACGAGGGGTGGGTGCACACCGGCGACATCGGCCGCGTCGACGACGACGGCTGGCTGTTCGTCGTCGACCGGGTCAAGGAACTCATCAAGTACAAGGGCTTCCAGGTCGCCCCCGCGGAGCTGGAGGCCCTGCTGCTCACCCACGAGGGCATCGCGGACGCGGCCGTGATCGGCGTGTACGACGACGACGGGAACGAGATACCCAAGGCGTACGTCGTACGGCAGGCCGCCGCGCCCGATCTGACCGCCGACGCCGTCCTGGCCCATGTCGCCGGGCGGGTGGCCCCGTACAAGAAGATCCGGCGGGTCGAGTTCGTCGACGGAGTGCCCCGGGCCGCCTCGGGGAAGATCCTCCGCCGTGAACTGCGCGACCGGGAGACCCGGCGTAACCGGCACAACGGGGAGTACCGGGCGGACCCTGCGAAGGAGACCACGTGA
- a CDS encoding acyl-CoA dehydrogenase family protein has translation MSTRTVVESEECAALRAAVAALGKRHGRDHDREALWAEAAKLGYLGVNLPEEYGGGGGGLAELSIVLEELGAAGCPLLMMVVSPAICGTVIARFGTEEQRRAWLPGLADGTRTMAFGITEPDAGSNSHRITTTARRTDDGWVLSGRKVFISGVDIADATLIVGRTEDARTGKLKPCLFIVPRDAPGFGRSPIDMELFAQEKQFELVLDDVELPRDALVGEEDAGLLQLFAGLNPERVMTAAFAIGMGRYAVARAVEYAKERQVWNAPIGAHQAIAHPLAQAHIELELARLMMQKAAALYDAGDDLGAGEAANMAKYAAGEACVRAVDQAVHTLGGNGLTREYGLASLVTAARVARIAPVSREMVLNFVSHQSLGLPKSY, from the coding sequence GTGAGTACGCGCACGGTCGTCGAGAGCGAGGAGTGTGCCGCGCTGCGTGCCGCGGTCGCCGCCCTCGGGAAGCGGCACGGCCGCGACCACGACCGCGAGGCGCTGTGGGCCGAGGCCGCCAAGCTCGGCTACCTCGGGGTCAACCTCCCCGAGGAGTACGGCGGCGGAGGCGGCGGCCTGGCCGAGCTGTCCATCGTGCTGGAGGAACTCGGCGCCGCCGGCTGCCCCCTGCTGATGATGGTGGTCTCGCCCGCGATCTGCGGCACCGTGATCGCCCGCTTCGGCACCGAGGAGCAGCGCCGGGCGTGGCTCCCGGGCCTCGCCGACGGCACCCGCACCATGGCGTTCGGCATCACCGAGCCGGACGCCGGCTCCAACTCGCACCGGATCACCACCACCGCCCGGCGCACGGACGACGGCTGGGTCCTCTCCGGCCGCAAGGTGTTCATCTCCGGCGTCGACATCGCCGACGCGACCCTGATCGTGGGCCGTACCGAGGACGCCCGGACCGGGAAGCTGAAGCCGTGCCTGTTCATCGTCCCGCGGGACGCGCCCGGCTTCGGCCGTTCCCCGATCGACATGGAACTCTTCGCCCAGGAGAAGCAGTTCGAGCTGGTCCTCGACGACGTGGAACTGCCGCGGGACGCGCTGGTGGGCGAGGAGGACGCCGGTCTGCTCCAGCTGTTCGCCGGGCTCAACCCGGAGCGCGTGATGACGGCCGCGTTCGCGATCGGCATGGGCCGCTACGCGGTGGCCCGCGCCGTGGAGTACGCCAAGGAGCGGCAGGTCTGGAACGCGCCCATCGGCGCCCACCAGGCCATCGCCCACCCGCTCGCCCAGGCGCACATCGAGCTGGAGCTCGCCCGGCTGATGATGCAGAAGGCCGCGGCGCTCTACGACGCCGGTGACGACCTGGGCGCGGGCGAGGCCGCCAACATGGCCAAGTACGCGGCCGGTGAGGCCTGCGTCAGGGCCGTCGACCAGGCCGTCCACACACTCGGCGGCAACGGCCTCACCCGGGAGTACGGCCTCGCGTCCCTGGTCACCGCTGCCCGGGTCGCCCGGATCGCCCCGGTCAGCCGCGAGATGGTGCTGAATTTCGTGTCCCATCAGTCCCTGGGTCTCCCCAAGTCGTACTGA